In Luteibaculum oceani, one DNA window encodes the following:
- a CDS encoding SusC/RagA family TonB-linked outer membrane protein has translation MKKQSALLLICSFLLSVQLWAQERTIRGTVISADDQTPLPGVSVRIAENESVGTITDIDGKYELKVGSDATALIFSFVGFERKKVAIGAENTINVSLRTSSLDLNEVVVTANAIVREKKELGYAVTTIDGEETTKARDANVLNTMAGKVPGVRVTSQSGSLGGGAKIIIRGATSLSGNNQPLFVVDGNPLSNSGFNGTRNDIITGGVDVGNRAADINPDDIESISVLKGAAATVLYGSRAKNGAIIITTKSGKSLKGSGKKTAVTLNSSVRFDNPLRLPDFQNEYAQGDQGNYDAQNFANGWGPKINGQRVLDWKGDSTNLRAYPDNVKNFYETGATYINSVSLSQGDENGDFRFGYTNLSQSGIIPNSSLERNTFTINSGRQLTEKLHMQVAGSYINTVTEGNARQGGNNPSTTIALINGLPRTISQEELQNNVVDEFGNPYGLDGNRTINNPYWVTAHNNTLNDVDRFYGNATLNYKFSDNVSATYRLANDFYSDVRENVMRKGTLGRVNGEYEVRDIFYNSINSELMLNVSKQLNEDFKFDGLFGHNVNQRSVNSTRIQGADLLAKDLYTYANAQSISNTSDSELRRLYGLFAQLRFGYKDYLFLELTGRNDWSSTLPVDNRSYFYPGASASFMFSEILPESTKEWLFSGKLRANIAAVGSDEDPYRLNFFFTPLSDAFTQFVPNLLYPHNGRPAFAATNTIPNANLKPQRQITKEFGTELIFFGGRLRTDINYYNIQTKDQIVQLTVPQSTGFNLKTVNAGTIQNEGIEILLSGIPVQLDNGFTWTSTFNFGSNKQIVKELAPGLEEYTLTSGFSGLQIKAEEGEEFGLYGGGYVRSPNGDVVIDETTGLRQFESGVRLGDIYPDWTLGINNEFSYKGVTASFLIDIRKGGVIYSNTVQDLRFSGLAAETAENGRADFVDEGVNVVRDGSGAITGYKPNETSVSAQDYWQQISNNSLAEPSTYAADFVKLRELKIGYNLPKRWIANSPFASVSIGIEGRNLWLIDSEVPHIDPEVNFFGTSLTGEGVEFASVPSTRTIGFNLRVTL, from the coding sequence ATGAAAAAGCAATCAGCATTATTGTTGATCTGTTCTTTCCTACTGAGTGTCCAGCTTTGGGCTCAGGAAAGAACCATTCGGGGGACGGTAATCTCCGCCGATGACCAAACGCCCTTACCAGGGGTATCCGTCAGGATAGCAGAAAATGAATCAGTAGGTACGATTACCGACATCGACGGTAAGTACGAACTGAAAGTAGGATCCGATGCTACCGCCCTCATCTTCTCTTTCGTTGGATTTGAAAGAAAGAAAGTAGCCATTGGTGCCGAAAACACTATTAATGTTTCTTTACGTACCAGCTCACTCGACCTAAACGAGGTAGTAGTAACAGCCAACGCAATTGTTCGTGAGAAGAAAGAGCTTGGTTACGCAGTTACTACTATTGACGGTGAAGAAACAACCAAAGCAAGGGACGCGAACGTTCTTAACACCATGGCAGGAAAAGTTCCTGGAGTGCGTGTTACCAGTCAGTCGGGTTCTCTTGGGGGTGGTGCTAAAATCATTATCCGTGGAGCAACTTCGCTTTCGGGTAATAACCAGCCACTGTTTGTAGTAGATGGTAACCCACTTTCTAACTCCGGATTTAACGGAACTCGTAACGACATTATTACGGGAGGTGTAGACGTTGGTAACCGTGCTGCAGACATTAACCCAGATGATATCGAAAGCATCTCGGTTCTTAAAGGTGCAGCTGCAACCGTACTATACGGTTCTCGTGCTAAGAACGGGGCCATCATCATTACCACTAAATCAGGGAAGAGTTTAAAGGGATCTGGCAAGAAAACAGCTGTTACTTTAAACTCTTCTGTGCGTTTTGACAATCCGTTGAGACTTCCTGATTTCCAAAATGAGTACGCTCAGGGGGATCAAGGAAACTATGACGCGCAGAACTTTGCCAATGGTTGGGGGCCAAAAATTAATGGGCAAAGAGTATTAGATTGGAAAGGTGACTCTACTAATTTAAGAGCTTATCCAGATAACGTAAAGAACTTTTACGAAACAGGAGCTACTTATATTAATAGTGTTTCTCTTTCACAGGGTGATGAAAACGGTGATTTCCGCTTTGGTTACACCAACCTTTCTCAGTCTGGTATTATTCCAAACTCTAGTTTAGAACGTAATACATTTACTATTAACTCGGGAAGACAGCTTACAGAAAAACTGCACATGCAAGTTGCTGGTAGTTATATCAACACTGTAACCGAGGGTAACGCTAGACAAGGGGGGAATAACCCTTCTACCACCATCGCATTAATCAATGGACTTCCGAGAACCATTTCTCAGGAAGAATTACAAAACAACGTAGTGGATGAGTTCGGTAACCCCTATGGATTAGATGGTAACAGAACCATAAACAACCCATACTGGGTAACTGCTCACAACAATACCCTTAACGATGTAGATCGTTTTTACGGTAACGCAACTTTAAATTACAAGTTTAGCGATAACGTATCGGCTACGTACCGTTTAGCAAATGACTTCTATAGCGACGTTCGCGAAAACGTAATGCGTAAAGGAACTTTGGGTAGAGTAAACGGAGAATATGAAGTAAGAGACATTTTCTACAACTCCATTAACTCCGAGTTGATGTTAAACGTATCCAAGCAACTTAATGAAGATTTTAAATTCGACGGGTTATTTGGACATAACGTTAACCAGAGAAGTGTAAATTCTACGCGTATCCAGGGTGCTGACCTATTAGCAAAAGATCTATACACTTATGCAAACGCACAGAGTATTTCTAATACCTCTGACTCTGAGTTGAGAAGACTATATGGATTATTCGCTCAGTTAAGATTTGGTTACAAGGATTACTTATTCTTGGAATTAACAGGAAGAAACGACTGGTCTTCTACCCTTCCGGTAGATAACAGATCTTACTTCTACCCTGGTGCTTCTGCATCTTTCATGTTCTCTGAAATTCTTCCAGAAAGCACTAAAGAGTGGTTATTCTCAGGTAAGTTAAGAGCGAACATTGCAGCTGTAGGTTCTGATGAGGATCCATACAGATTGAACTTCTTCTTTACTCCACTTTCAGATGCATTTACCCAGTTTGTACCTAACCTGCTTTACCCACACAACGGTAGACCAGCGTTTGCTGCAACCAACACCATTCCTAACGCTAATCTTAAGCCACAGCGTCAGATTACTAAGGAATTTGGTACGGAGTTAATCTTCTTCGGAGGTAGATTAAGAACGGACATTAACTACTACAACATCCAAACTAAAGACCAAATCGTTCAATTAACAGTTCCTCAGTCTACAGGATTTAACCTTAAAACTGTAAACGCAGGAACCATCCAAAACGAGGGTATCGAAATCTTACTTTCTGGTATTCCGGTACAATTGGATAACGGATTTACTTGGACATCTACCTTTAACTTTGGATCGAACAAGCAAATTGTAAAAGAGCTTGCACCGGGTCTTGAGGAGTACACCTTAACTTCAGGATTTAGTGGTCTACAAATTAAAGCTGAAGAAGGAGAAGAATTCGGTCTTTACGGTGGTGGTTACGTAAGATCTCCAAACGGAGATGTAGTAATCGATGAGACTACTGGATTAAGACAATTCGAATCTGGAGTTCGTTTAGGAGATATTTACCCAGACTGGACTTTAGGTATCAACAACGAATTTAGCTACAAAGGTGTTACCGCTTCTTTCCTTATCGACATTAGAAAAGGTGGAGTAATTTACTCTAACACTGTACAAGATTTACGCTTCTCTGGTTTAGCGGCAGAAACTGCTGAAAACGGAAGAGCTGACTTTGTTGATGAAGGAGTAAACGTTGTTAGAGACGGAAGTGGTGCTATCACTGGATACAAGCCAAATGAAACAAGTGTTTCTGCACAAGACTACTGGCAACAAATTTCTAACAACAGTTTAGCAGAGCCATCTACTTACGCAGCTGACTTTGTGAAACTAAGAGAACTTAAAATTGGTTACAACCTTCCAAAAAGATGGATAGCTAATAGCCCATTTGCATCAGTATCAATAGGTATCGAAGGAAGAAACTTATGGTTAATTGATAGTGAGGTTCCTCACATCGATCCTGAGGTAAACTTCTTCGGAACTAGCTTAACTGGTGAAGGGGTAGAGTTTGCTTCTGTACCTAGTACAAGAACTATTGGATTTAACCTACGTGTAACCCTTTAA